In Papaver somniferum cultivar HN1 chromosome 1, ASM357369v1, whole genome shotgun sequence, a genomic segment contains:
- the LOC113307252 gene encoding ADP,ATP carrier protein-like produces the protein MVVGLQHPSVVDMIRSQSYLYSKLSPNLAVNTVSQNITSLHVNGGLQSFVQPPSQGDSISFMSPMTPVFVHAPAEKGVQGFAVDFLTGGVSAAVSKTAAAPIERVKLLIQNQDEMIKSGRLSRPYSGIADCFGRTMKNEGVLALWRGNTANVIRYFPTQALNFAFKDSFKRLFDFKKDRDGYWKWFAGNLASGGAAGASSLLFVYSLDYARTRLANDAKAAKKGGERQFNGLIDVYKKTLKSDGIAGLYRGFNISCVGIVVYRGLYFGMYDSLKPVVLVGNMQDSFLASFLLGWGITIGAGLASYPIDTVRRRMMMTSGEVVKYKSSLHAFTQIVKNEGAKSLFKGAGANILRAVAGAGVLAGYDKLQLVLLGKKYGSGGAG, from the exons ATGGTGGTTGGACTGCAACATCCATCTGTAGTTGACATGATACGTAGTCAATCTTATCTCTACTCTAAGCTCTCTCCCAATTTGGCCGTGAACACAGTTAGTCAGAATATCACCAGTTTACATGTGAATGGAGGTTTACAAAGTTTTGTGCAGCCCCCGAGCCAGGGAGATAGCATTTCCTTTATGTCCCCTATGACACCTGTATTTGTGCATGCACCAGCAGAGAAAGGTGTTCAAGGTTTCGCCGTTGACTTTCTTACGGGAGGAGTATCTGCTGCTGTCTCAAAAACAGCTGCTGCTCCAATTGAACGTGTAAAGCTCTTGATTCAGAATCAGGATGAAATGATCAAGTCTGGTCGTCTCTCAAGACCCTATAGCGGAATAGCCGACTGCTTTGGTAGAACAATGAAAAATGAAGGCGTTCTCGCTTTATGGAGAGGCAATACTGCCAATGTTATCAGATACTTTCCTACCCAG GCTCTGAACTTTGCTTTCAAGGATTCCTTCAAAAGACTTTTCGACTTTAAGAAGGATAGAGATGGCTACTGGAAATGGTTTGCTGGAAACTTGGCTTCTGGAGGTGCAGCTGGTGCTTCATCCCTTCTATTTGTCTACTCCTTGGATTATGCCCGAACACGTCTCGCAAATGATGCCAAGGCTGCCAAGAAAGGCGGGGAAAGGCAATTCAACGGTCTGATCGATGTCTACAAGAAAACCCTTAAATCTGATGGTATTGCGGGTCTCTATCGTGGATTTAACATCTCCTGTGTTGGTATCGTCGTCTACCGTGGGCTCTACTTTGGAATGTACGATTCTTTAAAACCCGTTGTACTTGTTGGAAATATGCAG GATAGTTTCCTGGCGAGTTTCCTTTTAGGTTGGGGTATCACAATTGGAGCTGGTTTAGCCTCCTACCCGATAGATACTGTTAGAAGAAGGATGATGATGACATCTGGTGAAGTCGTGAAGTACAAGAGCTCACTCCATGCATTCACCCAGATAGTCAAGAATGAAGGTGCTAAATCTCTTTTCAAGGGTGCTGGTGCAAACATTTTGCGTGCAGTTGCAGGTGCTGGTGTGCTGGCAGGATATGACAAGCTGCAGCTAGTCTTGCTTGGTAAGAAATATGGATCAGGTGGAGCCGGCTAA
- the LOC113307318 gene encoding leucine-rich repeat extensin-like protein 4 gives MASSFSSKFSLLIVLFLHFTFSFNKLVAKSKISNSTTTHNHLSPDYKLQQAYEALQAWKLVIYSDPSNFTSNWVGYSVCDYNGIYCAPSLDEPEIVVVAGIDLNHQDIAGVIPGELGLLTDLALLHLNSNRFSGILPESFANLTLLFELDLSNNRFVGKFPSVVLSLPSLKFLDLRYNEFEGPLPPELFSKSFDAIFVNNNRLTSVIPSNINSSSASVIVFANNNFGGCLPPSIAKLADSLEELLLINTNLSGCLPPEIGFLYKLKVLDVSYNKLVGPLPDTIAGLMHVEQLDVAHNMFSGNIPEAICVLPSLTNFTYSYNFFCEEEGFCRNLTSKSIVYDDRRNCLPEKPLQRSKEQCDAVYEHPMECLDYQCGTVGGG, from the coding sequence ATGGCTTCATCTTTTTCTTCCAAGTTCAGTCTTTTAATCGTCTTATTTTTACATTTCACTTTCTCTTTCAATAAACTAGTAGCCAAATCCAAAATCAGCAACTCAACCACCACCCACAACCATTTAAGTCCAGACTATAAACTTCAACAAGCTTATGAAGCTCTCCAAGCATGGAAACTAGTAATCTACTCCGACCCTAGCAACTTCACCTCCAATTGGGTTGGTTACTCGGTCTGTGACTACAACGGAATATACTGTGCACCTTCTCTTGACGAACCTGAAATCGTAGTTGTTGCTGGAATCGATCTCAATCATCAAGATATAGCTGGAGTTATACCCGGTGAACTAGGATTGCTAACTGATCTTGCTTTGCTTCATCTCAACAGTAACCGTTTCAGTGGAATTCTGCCAGAATCCTTTGCCAATCTCACCCTCCTCTTCGAGCTCGATCTCAGTAACAACAGGTTTGTTGGTAAGTTCCCATCAGTAGTTCTCTCTCTACCATCTCTCAAGTTTCTTGATCTCCGTTACAATGAGTTCGAAGGACCACTGCCACCCGAGCTCTTCTCTAAGAGCTTTGATGCGATTTTTGTCAACAACAATCGATTAACTTCAGTGATCCCATCGAACATAAACAGTAGTTCAGCCTCAGTCATAGTTTTTGCTAACAACAACTTTGGAGGATGTCTTCCTCCTAGCATTGCAAAGTTAGCAGACAGCTTGGAAGAACTGCTGCTAATAAACACCAACTTGTCTGGATGTTTACCACCAGAAATAGGGTTTTTATACAAGCTGAAAGTGCTTGATGTAAGTTACAATAAGTTGGTAGGACCTCTACCAGATACCATTGCAGGATTGATGCATGTGGAACAGCTCGATGTAGCACACAATATGTTTAGCGGCAACATACCTGAAGCGATTTGTGTTTTACCAAGCTTGACAAATTTCACTTACTCTTACAACTTTTTCTGCGAAGAAGAAGGCTTTTGTCGAAATCTGACATCAAAAAGCATTGTATATGATGATCGTCGCAACTGTTTGCCAGAGAAGCCATTGCAGAGAAGCAAAGAACAGTGTGATGCAGTATACGAGCACCCCATGGAGTGCTTGGACTATCAATGTGGCACTGTTGGTGGTGGTTAA
- the LOC113307334 gene encoding 30S ribosomal protein S5, chloroplastic-like: MAASASPLSSFASLSISTSRKFLPNHTSFSFSNIKTHKLITPISSLKFPHSKSQKPKPIKATPSDAETIFMENEINPDEDFTFEPPPRPEGYIEPPSFDDLPPESEDEIAAAYEELYGPAYSGMSVLGNDVYVMDSKMKKATGFGTKTKKEKIRDGFEERVVQVRRVTKVVKGGKQLHFRAVVVVGDKQGQVGVGVGKAKEVVSAVQKSAVNARRNIITVPLTKYSTFPHRADGDYGAAKVMLRPASPGTGVIAGGAVRIVLEMAGVENALGKQIRSKNALNNARATVVAVQKMRQFKEVALDRGIPMEELWK; encoded by the exons ATGGCTGCCTCTGCAAGTCCTCTCTCTTCATTCGCTTCCCTTTCTATCTCAACATCTagaaaatttctcccaaaccacacttctttctccttctcaaacatcaaaacccataaactcatcacaccaatTTCTTCCCTAAAATTCCCCCATTCAAAATCCCAAAAACCTAAACCCATAAAAGCTACACCCTCTGAtgcagaaaccattttcatggAAAATGAAATAAACCCAGATGAAGATTTCACATTTGAGCCACCACCAAGACCAGAAGGTTATATTGAACCACCTTCATTTGATGATCTTCCACCAGAATCTGAAGATGAAATTGCAGCAGCCTATGAAGAATTGTATGGTCCTGCTTATAGTGGTATGAGTGTGCTAGGTAACGATGTATATGTTATGGATTCTAAGATGAAGAAAGCAACTGGGTTTGGTACAAAGACTAAGAAAGAGAAAATTAGAGATGGTTTTGAAGAAAGAGTTGTTCAAGTCAGAAGGGTTACCAAAGTTGTTAAAGGTGGGAAACAATTGCATTTTAGAGCTGTCGTTGTTGTTGGTGATAAACAAGGTCAAGTTGGAGTTGGTGTTGGTAAAGCTAAAGAAGTTGTTTCTGCAGTTCAGAAGTCTGCTGTTAATGCTAGAAGGAATATCATTACTGTGCCCTTAACTAAGTATTCAACTTTCCCTCACAG AGCTGACGGAGATTATGGGGCAGCAAAGGTGATGCTTAGACCTGCTTCACCTGGTACCGGTGTTATTGCTGGGGGTGCAGTAAGAATTGTGTTAGAAATGGCTGGTGTTGAAAATGCTTTAGGAAAGCAAATCAGGAGTAAGAATGCGCTCAACAATGCTAGGGCAACAGTTGTGGCTGTTCAGAAAATGAGACAGTTCAAAGAAGTTGCTCTTGACCGTGGCATCCCCATGGAAGAACTATGGAAGTGA